GGTCCTTGTAGACCCAGTGATAGGCCCTGAGCGCCGAAACCGCCCGCAGAAGCGCCGTCCAGTGGTGATAGTCCAGCGCGCCGCCCACGGGCTCGTGGCTCGGCAGCAGCACATGGTATTTCACGTCGAGGATCCGCGCGGTGTCGTCGGCCCGCTCCACATAGGTCCCGAGCTGCGTGAAGTAATAGGCGTCCGAGCGCAGCATCGTGTTCTTGTAGGCGCCGTTGAACTGCAGCGCGCGCCGCTTGGCCCAGTCGAGCACGCGGGCAATGCCGGTCTGGGTGAAGTCGGCGTCGCCGAGCGCCTGCGCCTCGAGCCAGGTCTCGTTGACGGCGTCCCACATGTCCTTGGTCAGCGCGGTGCGCACCGCGCGCGCGTTTGCCCGCGCGGTCGAGATGCAGGACAGGATGCTCGAGGGGTTGTCCGGGTCGCGCGCGAGATAGGGGATGACGCCGTCGGCGCTGAGCGGGCGGCCGGTCGCGCGGAACCCGGGCTCGCAGCCGGTTGCGATCAGGGTCGATGTCCACTCCGAATCGCGCGAGGTCCCGCTCATGCTGCCCATGCGCAGGCCGACCTCGAGCATCCGCGCCACGAAATCCATCCGCTCGACATAGCGGGCGAGCCAGTAGAGGCTGTTTGCGGTCCGGCTCAGCATCACGCACCCTCCCCGGCGGACAGGCTCCGCGGGCTCAGGACCCAGGTGTCCTTTGTGCCGCCGCCCTGGCTGGAATTGACGACGAGCGAACCTTCGCGCAGCGCGACGCGCGTAAGGCCGCCCGGCACGATGTTCACCTCCTCGCCCACCAGCACGAAGGGGCGCAGGTCGACGTGGCGGGGCGCGACCCCGCTGTCGACGAACGTCGGGCATGTCGACAGCGCGAGCGTCGGCTGCGCGATGTAGTCGTGCGGGCGCGCCTTGAGCTGGGCGGCGAACGCCTCCCGCTCCGCCTTGGAGGC
This is a stretch of genomic DNA from Futiania mangrovi. It encodes these proteins:
- a CDS encoding alpha-E domain-containing protein; the protein is MLSRTANSLYWLARYVERMDFVARMLEVGLRMGSMSGTSRDSEWTSTLIATGCEPGFRATGRPLSADGVIPYLARDPDNPSSILSCISTARANARAVRTALTKDMWDAVNETWLEAQALGDADFTQTGIARVLDWAKRRALQFNGAYKNTMLRSDAYYFTQLGTYVERADDTARILDVKYHVLLPSHEPVGGALDYHHWTALLRAVSALRAYHWVYKDRIKPWNVAELLVLRPEMPRSMRASFDQIVVNLDLLTGEMNTRGGEPHRLASELHARLKYARIDDIFTAGLHEVLTDYINRTARLDSEIRRFFLM